AGAACAATGCAAAAAATCACCCCATTCTTGTGGTTCGATGACCAGGCCGAAGAGGCCGCGAATTTTTACGTCTCCATCTTCAAAAACTCCAGGATAGAAAACGTTTCCCGTTATGGCGAGGCAGGGCATGAAATTCACGGCCGGACGGCGGGAACGGTCATGACCGTGGAATTTCAGCTCGAGGGACAGGATTTCATCGCGCTGAACGGCGGTCCGTCATTCAAATTCAACCCGGCCATTTCCTTTCAGGTCCATTGTGAGACGCAAGAGGAGGTAGACCATTATTGGGAGGCGCTTTCCGCCGGCGGCGATCTAGAGGCGCAGCGGTG
Above is a genomic segment from Verrucomicrobiota bacterium containing:
- a CDS encoding VOC family protein, producing MQKITPFLWFDDQAEEAANFYVSIFKNSRIENVSRYGEAGHEIHGRTAGTVMTVEFQLEGQDFIALNGGPSFKFNPAISFQVHCETQEEVDHYWEALSAGGDLEAQRCGWLKDRYGVSWQIIPTALSELLQGADAEKSQRVMNALLQMGKLDLKRLREAYERK